One Kitasatospora sp. MAP12-44 DNA segment encodes these proteins:
- the glpK gene encoding glycerol kinase GlpK has translation MTTGNTELTGNYIAAIDQGTTSSRCIIFGADGRIVAVDQQEHSQIFPQPGWVEHDAAEIWTRVQSVVRGALEKAGLTKDDIRAIGITNQRETTVLWDKNTGEPVHNALVWQDTRTEGLCRELGRNVGQDRFRRETGLPLASYFAGPKIRWLLDNVEGLRERAAAGDILFGTMDTWVIWNLTGGVDGGKHVTDVTNASRTMLMNLNTLAWDEKIADSMGVPLNVLPEIRSSAEVYGHAVGDLAGVPVASALGDQQAALFGQTCFDKGEAKSTYGTGTFLLLNTGETVVHSYNGLLTTVGYRIGDQKPVYALEGSIAVTGSLVQWLRDQLGIISTAAEIETLANTVEDNGGAYFVPAFSGLFAPYWRSDARGVIAGLTRYVTKGHLARAVLEATAWQTREVMDAMEKDSGVELKALKVDGGMTSNNLLMQNIADVLNAPVERPYVAETTALGAAYAAGLAVGFWPDLDTLRANWHRAAEWTPRMDDATREREYKKWLKAVERTMGWVEEDDES, from the coding sequence ATGACCACGGGCAACACCGAGCTCACCGGCAACTACATCGCCGCGATCGACCAGGGCACCACGTCCAGCCGCTGCATCATCTTCGGTGCCGACGGCCGGATCGTGGCCGTCGACCAGCAGGAGCACAGCCAGATCTTCCCGCAGCCGGGCTGGGTGGAGCACGACGCCGCGGAGATCTGGACCCGGGTGCAGTCGGTGGTCCGCGGCGCGCTGGAGAAGGCCGGCCTGACCAAGGACGACATCCGCGCGATCGGTATCACCAACCAGCGCGAGACCACCGTGCTGTGGGACAAGAACACCGGCGAGCCGGTCCACAACGCGCTGGTGTGGCAGGACACCCGCACCGAGGGCCTCTGCCGCGAGCTCGGCCGCAACGTGGGCCAGGACCGCTTCCGCCGCGAGACCGGCCTCCCGCTGGCCAGCTACTTCGCCGGCCCCAAGATCCGCTGGCTGCTGGACAACGTCGAGGGCCTGCGTGAGCGCGCCGCGGCCGGCGACATCCTGTTCGGCACCATGGACACCTGGGTGATCTGGAACCTCACCGGCGGCGTCGACGGCGGCAAGCACGTCACCGACGTCACCAACGCCTCGCGCACCATGCTGATGAACCTGAACACGCTGGCGTGGGACGAGAAGATCGCCGACTCGATGGGCGTGCCGCTCAACGTGCTGCCGGAGATCCGCTCCTCCGCCGAGGTCTACGGCCACGCGGTGGGCGACCTGGCGGGCGTCCCGGTCGCCTCGGCGCTCGGCGACCAGCAGGCCGCGCTGTTCGGCCAGACCTGCTTCGACAAGGGCGAGGCCAAGAGCACGTACGGCACCGGCACCTTCCTGCTGCTCAACACCGGCGAGACGGTGGTCCACTCCTACAACGGGCTGCTGACCACGGTCGGCTACCGGATCGGCGACCAGAAGCCGGTCTACGCCCTGGAGGGCTCGATCGCCGTCACCGGCTCGCTGGTGCAGTGGCTGCGCGACCAGCTCGGCATCATCTCCACCGCGGCCGAGATCGAGACGCTGGCCAACACCGTCGAGGACAACGGCGGCGCCTACTTCGTGCCGGCCTTCTCCGGCCTGTTCGCCCCGTACTGGCGCTCCGACGCCCGCGGCGTGATCGCCGGCCTGACCCGCTACGTGACCAAGGGCCACCTGGCCCGCGCCGTGCTGGAGGCCACCGCCTGGCAGACCCGCGAGGTCATGGACGCCATGGAGAAGGACTCCGGCGTCGAGCTGAAGGCACTCAAGGTCGACGGCGGCATGACCTCCAACAACCTGCTGATGCAGAACATCGCCGACGTCCTGAACGCCCCGGTCGAGCGCCCGTACGTGGCCGAGACCACCGCGCTCGGCGCCGCCTACGCGGCCGGCCTCGCGGTCGGCTTCTGGCCCGACCTGGACACCCTGCGGGCCAACTGGCACCGCGCCGCCGAGTGGACGCCCCGGATGGACGACGCCACCCGCGAGCGCGAGTACAAGAAGTGGCTCAAGGCCGTCGAGCGGACCATGGGCTGGGTCGAGGAGGACGACGAGAGCTGA
- a CDS encoding glycerol-3-phosphate dehydrogenase/oxidase has protein sequence MATIPTLGAERTPGRTASRAETRELLGKATYDLLVIGGGILGTAVAWTASQAGLKVAMVDAGDFAGATSSASSKLVHGGLRYLQTGAVKLVAENHKERRALATDVAPHLVNPLTFFVPVYKGGPHSAPKLGAGVFLYSALSAFRDGMGRVSTAAHAAQQVPALRTEGLRSVAVYGDHQMNDSRMAVMTVRAAVDAGAVVLNHAEVTGLRFTGTRVTGAELKDRLDGSEFGVNARLVLNATGPWVDHLRAMEDKGAAPSIRLSKGAHVVVKRRTPWRAALTIPIDKYRVSFAIPWEDHVLLGTTDEEYTGDPKDVRATDADIDQIMDEAGHAIKDEHLDRDLITYSFAGLRVLPGGPGDTAAAKRETVVTEGRGGMLSVAGGKWTTYRHIGRTVLEKLAHVRGTGLSEDMSPIPATVPLPGIGAPNAVAHRLLIDREPGSRMEPLVARHLASHYGTLSFEIAKMIADDPALGEPIHPDGPDVWAQVAFAADSEWAYTTDDVLRRRTTMTVRGFDTPQIEQQVADFLAKRAGRTQG, from the coding sequence ATGGCAACCATCCCGACCCTGGGCGCCGAGCGCACCCCCGGCCGCACCGCTTCCCGCGCCGAGACCCGTGAGCTGCTGGGCAAGGCCACCTACGACCTGCTGGTGATCGGGGGCGGCATCCTCGGCACAGCGGTCGCCTGGACCGCCTCGCAGGCCGGCCTCAAGGTCGCCATGGTGGACGCGGGCGACTTCGCGGGCGCCACCTCCAGCGCCTCCTCCAAGCTGGTCCACGGCGGCCTGCGCTACCTGCAGACCGGCGCGGTCAAGCTGGTGGCCGAGAACCACAAGGAGCGCCGGGCGCTGGCCACCGACGTGGCCCCGCACCTGGTCAACCCGCTGACCTTCTTCGTGCCGGTCTACAAGGGCGGCCCGCACAGCGCCCCCAAGCTCGGCGCCGGCGTCTTCCTCTACTCCGCGCTCTCCGCCTTCCGCGACGGCATGGGCCGGGTCTCCACCGCCGCGCACGCCGCCCAGCAGGTGCCGGCGCTGCGCACCGAGGGCCTGCGCTCGGTCGCGGTCTACGGCGACCACCAGATGAACGACTCGCGGATGGCCGTGATGACGGTGCGCGCCGCCGTCGACGCGGGCGCCGTGGTGCTCAACCACGCCGAGGTCACCGGCCTGCGCTTCACCGGCACCCGGGTGACCGGCGCCGAGCTGAAGGACCGGCTGGACGGCAGCGAGTTCGGCGTCAACGCGCGGCTGGTGCTGAACGCCACCGGCCCGTGGGTCGACCACCTGCGGGCGATGGAGGACAAGGGCGCCGCGCCCAGCATCCGGCTGTCCAAGGGTGCACACGTGGTCGTCAAGCGCCGCACGCCGTGGCGCGCCGCGCTGACCATCCCGATCGACAAGTACCGCGTCTCGTTCGCCATCCCGTGGGAGGACCACGTCCTGCTCGGGACCACGGACGAGGAGTACACCGGCGACCCGAAGGACGTCCGGGCCACCGACGCCGACATCGACCAGATCATGGACGAGGCCGGCCACGCGATCAAGGACGAGCACCTCGACCGCGACCTGATCACCTACTCCTTCGCCGGCCTGCGGGTGCTGCCCGGCGGCCCCGGCGACACCGCCGCCGCCAAGCGCGAGACCGTGGTGACCGAGGGCCGCGGCGGCATGCTGTCGGTGGCCGGCGGCAAGTGGACCACCTACCGGCACATCGGGCGCACCGTGCTGGAGAAGCTCGCGCATGTGCGCGGCACCGGGCTCTCCGAGGACATGTCGCCGATCCCGGCCACCGTCCCGCTGCCCGGCATCGGCGCGCCGAACGCCGTCGCGCACCGGCTGCTGATCGACCGCGAGCCCGGCTCGCGGATGGAGCCGCTGGTGGCCAGGCACCTGGCCAGCCACTACGGCACGCTCTCCTTCGAGATCGCCAAGATGATCGCCGACGACCCCGCGCTCGGTGAGCCGATTCACCCGGACGGCCCGGACGTCTGGGCGCAGGTCGCGTTCGCGGCCGACAGCGAGTGGGCCTACACCACCGACGACGTGCTGCGCCGGCGCACCACGATGACGGTGCGCGGGTTCGACACCCCGCAGATCGAGCAGCAGGTGGCGGACTTCCTGGCCAAGCGCGCCGGGCGCACGCAGGGCTGA
- a CDS encoding YbhB/YbcL family Raf kinase inhibitor-like protein, with translation MPRPPLPHEFLRPVPSFTLHSDDVPDGGTLSQAQVLAGGDLSPQLRWEGFPAETRSFAVTCFDPDAPTGCGWWHWVLFDLPADVTALPAGVGSGDFPGLPAGAIHARNDYGSKNFGGAAPPAGHGPHRYAFTVHALSVDKLGLDADTSPAAVSGTLGFLAVGRASIIATYENE, from the coding sequence ATGCCCAGGCCACCCCTTCCGCACGAGTTCCTGCGCCCGGTCCCCTCGTTCACCCTGCACAGCGACGACGTGCCGGACGGCGGGACGCTGTCCCAGGCGCAGGTGCTGGCGGGCGGCGACCTCTCTCCGCAGCTGCGCTGGGAGGGCTTCCCGGCGGAGACCAGGAGCTTCGCCGTCACCTGCTTCGACCCGGACGCCCCGACCGGTTGCGGCTGGTGGCACTGGGTGCTCTTCGACCTGCCCGCGGACGTCACCGCATTGCCGGCCGGCGTCGGCAGCGGCGACTTCCCCGGACTGCCGGCCGGGGCGATCCACGCGCGCAACGACTACGGCAGCAAGAACTTCGGCGGTGCCGCCCCGCCGGCCGGGCACGGCCCGCACCGCTATGCGTTCACCGTGCACGCGCTGAGCGTGGACAAGCTGGGCCTGGACGCGGATACCTCGCCGGCCGCGGTCAGCGGCACGCTGGGTTTCCTGGCGGTGGGCCGGGCGAGCATCATCGCGACGTACGAGAACGAGTAA
- a CDS encoding alkaline phosphatase family protein has translation MTRRSVRRAAVLGIAVALAGATTAQATAATAGAGHRAPAKHVLLISVDGLHQSDLAWYTSLHPHSALAQLVGGGVEYTDAKTTTPSDSFPGMVAQATGGGPGTTGVYYDDTYNAALLPAGTTHCAGVKPGVEVDLTEDLDKNKASIDAGQGLANLPGSILSMTGDPASLINPSTLPVDPHTCKPVYPHSYLQVNTIFEVARSAGLRTAWSDKHAAYDILNGPSGDGIQDLFTPEINSDALGYPAGNDWTTDNKATEQYDGYKVQAVLNEIDGYDHSRSQRVGTPAIFGLNFQSVSTAQKLPSSEGLPGGYTAKDVPSPLLAKNLDFVNMEIGALTAELHKDHLASDTTIILSAKHGQSPTDPAALTRVNDGPLLDGLNAAWKKLHPTAGDLVAHSVDDDGVLLWLNDRSAAATSFAQNYLLAQSGTGTDVNGAPKAFTHGGLSKVYAGEAAADYFGVKPGDARVPDVFGIAQYGVVYTGGTGKVAEHGGAHADDLDVPLVVSGAGTPGGVRDSAQVQTKQIAPTILRLLGLDPRALQAVRKENTQTLPVR, from the coding sequence GTGACTCGACGTTCCGTTCGACGTGCCGCCGTTCTCGGCATCGCCGTGGCCCTGGCCGGCGCCACCACCGCGCAGGCGACCGCCGCCACGGCGGGCGCCGGCCACCGGGCGCCCGCCAAGCACGTGCTGCTGATCTCCGTCGACGGGCTGCACCAGTCGGACCTGGCCTGGTACACCTCGCTGCACCCGCACTCGGCGCTGGCCCAACTGGTCGGCGGCGGCGTGGAGTACACCGATGCCAAGACCACGACGCCGTCCGACTCCTTCCCCGGCATGGTCGCCCAGGCGACCGGCGGCGGCCCCGGCACCACCGGCGTCTACTACGACGACACGTACAACGCCGCGCTGCTCCCGGCCGGCACCACCCACTGCGCGGGCGTCAAGCCGGGCGTGGAGGTGGACCTCACCGAGGACCTGGACAAGAACAAGGCCTCCATCGACGCGGGCCAGGGCCTGGCGAACCTGCCGGGCAGCATCCTGTCGATGACCGGCGACCCGGCCTCGCTGATCAACCCGAGCACCCTGCCGGTCGACCCGCACACCTGCAAGCCCGTGTACCCGCACTCGTATCTACAGGTCAACACCATCTTCGAGGTGGCCCGCTCGGCCGGCCTGCGGACCGCGTGGTCCGACAAGCACGCCGCGTACGACATCCTCAACGGCCCGTCCGGCGACGGCATCCAGGATCTCTTCACCCCCGAGATCAACAGCGACGCGCTCGGCTACCCGGCGGGCAACGACTGGACCACCGACAACAAGGCCACCGAGCAGTACGACGGCTACAAGGTGCAGGCCGTGCTCAACGAGATCGACGGCTACGACCACAGCCGCAGCCAGCGGGTCGGCACCCCCGCGATCTTCGGTCTCAACTTCCAGTCGGTCTCCACCGCGCAGAAGCTGCCCAGCTCCGAGGGGCTGCCGGGTGGCTACACCGCCAAGGACGTCCCCAGCCCGCTGCTGGCCAAGAACCTCGACTTCGTCAACATGGAGATCGGCGCGCTGACCGCCGAGCTGCACAAGGACCACCTGGCCTCGGACACCACGATCATCCTCTCCGCCAAGCACGGCCAGTCGCCCACCGACCCCGCCGCGCTCACCCGGGTCAATGACGGTCCGCTGCTGGACGGCCTGAACGCCGCGTGGAAGAAGCTGCACCCGACTGCGGGCGACCTGGTGGCGCACTCGGTGGACGACGACGGCGTGCTGCTGTGGCTGAACGACCGCTCCGCGGCGGCCACCTCCTTCGCCCAGAACTACCTGCTGGCGCAGAGCGGCACCGGGACGGACGTCAACGGCGCACCCAAGGCCTTCACCCACGGCGGGCTGAGCAAGGTCTACGCCGGGGAGGCCGCAGCCGACTACTTCGGCGTGAAGCCCGGTGACGCGCGGGTGCCTGACGTCTTCGGGATCGCCCAGTACGGCGTCGTCTACACCGGTGGCACCGGCAAGGTCGCCGAGCACGGTGGCGCGCACGCGGACGACCTGGACGTGCCGCTGGTCGTCTCGGGCGCGGGGACGCCCGGTGGCGTGCGGGACTCCGCACAGGTGCAGACCAAGCAGATCGCGCCGACCATCCTGCGCCTGCTGGGCCTGGACCCGCGGGCCCTGCAGGCCGTCCGTAAAGAGAACACTCAGACGCTGCCGGTACGCTGA
- a CDS encoding rhomboid-like protein has product MPTRWIESFVVLVVFCGWMAIHYQWPGGRQLRSAARASWVWASANPATATLWVLVALHSWMLAGLPNKLGESVLRVHSTNLSGLSHDPVTVLFASAMWTNASDLLTLTITALLVLGPAERWLGTARFVGAFLAGHIGATLLTAIWIEYQVAHGHLAPSIARTVDVGVSYGTWCVAALLCYRLALRWRLLGFAALAAWFISQYVESHTFTDLGHCLAVAIGTLLYPLSRSRSVRARTNGRWVRVPVLPRVDSPSSAAPHRFLANHGQ; this is encoded by the coding sequence ATGCCCACCAGGTGGATCGAGTCCTTCGTCGTCCTCGTCGTCTTCTGCGGCTGGATGGCGATCCACTACCAGTGGCCGGGCGGGCGGCAGTTGAGATCCGCGGCGCGCGCCTCCTGGGTGTGGGCCAGCGCCAATCCCGCCACCGCCACGCTCTGGGTGCTGGTCGCGCTGCACTCCTGGATGCTGGCCGGCCTGCCGAACAAGCTGGGCGAGTCGGTGCTGCGGGTGCATTCGACCAACCTCTCCGGGCTGAGCCACGACCCGGTGACGGTGCTCTTCGCCTCGGCGATGTGGACCAACGCCTCCGACCTGCTCACCCTGACCATCACCGCGCTGCTGGTGCTCGGGCCGGCCGAACGCTGGCTGGGCACGGCGCGGTTCGTCGGCGCCTTCCTGGCCGGGCACATCGGCGCGACGCTGCTGACCGCGATCTGGATCGAGTACCAGGTCGCGCACGGGCATCTCGCCCCCTCGATCGCCCGCACGGTCGACGTGGGCGTCAGCTACGGCACCTGGTGCGTGGCCGCGCTGCTCTGCTACCGGCTGGCGCTGAGGTGGCGGCTGCTCGGATTCGCGGCGCTGGCCGCCTGGTTCATCTCGCAGTACGTGGAGAGCCACACCTTCACCGACCTCGGACACTGCCTGGCGGTGGCGATCGGCACGCTGCTGTACCCGCTGAGCCGGTCCCGCAGCGTCCGCGCCCGGACGAACGGCCGCTGGGTCCGGGTGCCGGTGCTGCCCCGGGTGGACTCCCCCAGCAGCGCTGCGCCGCACCGATTCCTGGCGAATCACGGGCAATAG
- a CDS encoding NADH:flavin oxidoreductase/NADH oxidase translates to MSALFSSLTLRELTIPNRAWMAPMCMYSAAAEGPETGVATDFHLTHLASRAAGGAGLVMTEATAVLPEGRISAHDLGLWNERQQQALTKVTAAIRGYGAVAAIQLAHAGRKASCNPPLLGGTPVTVADGGWQTVGPSAEPFGGNPAPHELTVEEIAEVVQAFADAARRALAAGFQVVEVHGAHGYLVHSFLSPVSNRRTDAYGGSFENRTRFALEVVRAVRAVWPQELPVLFRTSATDWLTENPEDGRDGWTGADTVRLAKELAAAGVDLLDVSTGGLVPDARIPAAPGFQVPFATEVRQATGLPTGAVGLITDPSQAEQILTSGEADVVLLGRELLRNPYWPHRAAIELGADTNWPTQYGWAIARRG, encoded by the coding sequence GTGAGTGCCCTGTTCTCGTCCCTCACCCTGCGCGAGCTGACCATTCCCAACCGCGCCTGGATGGCGCCGATGTGCATGTACTCGGCCGCCGCCGAAGGCCCCGAGACCGGCGTCGCCACCGACTTCCACCTCACCCACCTGGCCTCCCGGGCGGCCGGCGGCGCCGGCCTGGTGATGACCGAGGCCACCGCCGTGCTGCCGGAGGGCCGGATCAGTGCCCACGACCTCGGCCTGTGGAACGAGCGCCAGCAGCAGGCGCTGACCAAGGTCACCGCCGCGATCCGCGGCTACGGCGCGGTCGCCGCGATCCAGCTCGCCCACGCCGGCCGCAAGGCCTCCTGCAACCCGCCGCTGCTCGGCGGCACCCCGGTCACCGTCGCGGACGGCGGCTGGCAGACGGTCGGCCCGAGCGCCGAGCCCTTCGGTGGCAACCCGGCCCCGCACGAGCTCACCGTCGAGGAGATCGCCGAGGTCGTCCAGGCCTTCGCCGACGCCGCCCGCCGGGCCCTGGCGGCCGGCTTCCAGGTCGTCGAGGTGCACGGCGCGCACGGCTACCTGGTGCACTCCTTCCTCTCCCCGGTCTCCAACCGCCGCACCGACGCGTACGGCGGCTCCTTCGAGAACCGCACCCGCTTCGCCCTGGAGGTGGTCCGCGCGGTGCGCGCGGTGTGGCCGCAGGAGCTGCCGGTCCTCTTCCGCACCTCGGCCACCGACTGGCTGACCGAGAACCCCGAGGACGGCCGCGACGGTTGGACCGGCGCCGACACCGTCCGCCTCGCCAAGGAGCTGGCCGCGGCCGGCGTCGACCTGCTGGACGTCTCCACCGGCGGCCTGGTGCCGGACGCCAGGATCCCGGCCGCCCCCGGCTTCCAGGTCCCGTTCGCCACCGAGGTCCGCCAGGCCACCGGCCTGCCGACCGGCGCCGTCGGCCTGATCACCGACCCGAGCCAGGCCGAGCAGATCCTCACCAGCGGCGAGGCCGACGTGGTCCTGCTCGGCCGCGAGCTCCTGCGCAACCCGTACTGGCCGCACCGCGCCGCAATCGAGCTGGGCGCCGACACCAACTGGCCCACCCAGTACGGCTGGGCGATCGCGCGCCGCGGCTGA
- a CDS encoding metalloregulator ArsR/SmtB family transcription factor, protein MTSETEADSALPEPAPAEIRLATVLHALADPVRLRIVRELAAGHCEMSCIAFGLPVSKSTSTHHFRVLREAGVIRQHRRGTSRMSVLRSGELAALFPGLLDSVLSGAAGEEARAPGELAETPTMG, encoded by the coding sequence GTGACCTCCGAGACCGAAGCCGACAGCGCCCTCCCCGAGCCGGCGCCCGCAGAGATCCGCCTGGCGACCGTGCTGCACGCGCTGGCGGACCCGGTACGGCTGCGGATCGTACGCGAACTCGCCGCCGGGCACTGCGAGATGTCCTGCATCGCGTTCGGCCTGCCGGTCAGCAAGTCGACCAGCACGCACCACTTCCGGGTGCTGCGCGAGGCCGGGGTGATCCGTCAGCACCGGCGCGGGACGTCGCGGATGAGCGTGCTGCGCAGCGGCGAGCTGGCGGCGCTCTTCCCGGGCCTGCTGGACAGCGTGTTGAGCGGGGCGGCCGGCGAAGAGGCCCGCGCGCCGGGCGAGTTGGCCGAAACGCCCACGATGGGGTGA
- a CDS encoding SSI family serine proteinase inhibitor, whose translation MVSFRIRAALAAAVFAVLSFPTPVQALPAGPPWRLTLAIQDGGTRGDRRVELICHPALGSHPKAQDACDALDRANGDPDRLTGTTGTFCNQLYQPVTASATGSWAGRRVQWQHTFANSCGLHTRTAAVFGF comes from the coding sequence ATGGTTTCCTTCCGTATCCGCGCGGCACTGGCCGCCGCCGTGTTCGCCGTGCTCTCCTTCCCCACCCCCGTGCAGGCGCTGCCGGCCGGTCCGCCCTGGCGGCTGACCCTGGCCATCCAGGACGGCGGCACCCGCGGCGACCGGCGGGTCGAGCTGATCTGCCACCCTGCCCTGGGCAGCCACCCCAAGGCCCAGGACGCCTGCGACGCGCTGGACCGGGCGAACGGCGATCCGGACAGGCTCACCGGCACCACCGGGACGTTCTGCAACCAGCTGTACCAGCCGGTCACCGCCAGTGCCACGGGCAGCTGGGCGGGGCGCCGCGTGCAGTGGCAGCACACCTTCGCGAACAGCTGCGGCCTGCACACCAGGACCGCGGCGGTCTTCGGGTTCTGA